The sequence below is a genomic window from Nitratiruptor sp. YY09-18.
GAGACGTACTCCATCATCAGAGTAGAGCACAAATTTGAGTGGTATATCTTGGGTGAGCACAAAATCTCCATCTATCTTCATAAAAAAGTTATTTTTATATCCAAGATACCCATATGAAGGATATCTTAATTCATTGCCTCTTGGAAAGTAGACCTTCTCTATCCAAAAAATCTCCTTTTTGTCCGGATAGACTCTATCATAGAGTGAAGTAAGAGGCTTTGTGGAGTGCAAAATAGTAACTCTAAATATCTTTTTTGGGCTATGGGTGTAGATACTATAGCCTATCCATACCCAAAGCGCTAAAGCAAAGGCAAAAAGTCCCCAGCGCTTATCGAATTGCATGAAGCTGCCAGTAGTCAAACCAGACCCTTTTATTGAATTCTTGCGTATTGAGAGGCTTATAGTAAGTAAATGGACTAAAAAACCACCAAGCAAAGACAATAGCAGCAGCTATCATAATGATACCTGTCCATACGATTCTATTTTTTGCCTTGATCTCCTCTTCATAGAGATACCATAAAAGTAGTACTGCCAAAATATAGCTAATTGTAAGAGGAATAAAGTAGTGATAGAGATA
It includes:
- a CDS encoding PA14 domain-containing protein, which encodes MTTGSFMQFDKRWGLFAFALALWVWIGYSIYTHSPKKIFRVTILHSTKPLTSLYDRVYPDKKEIFWIEKVYFPRGNELRYPSYGYLGYKNNFFMKIDGDFVLTQDIPLKFVLYSDDGVRLMIDGKRVLEYAKDRPYGKSEATIKLAKGKHHIHIDYFQGYGQLGLGGYYTIINSYKDNKTVNNSLKLLGVSSIYVKFLEQ